From the genome of Arthrobacter alpinus, one region includes:
- a CDS encoding PASTA domain-containing protein, whose protein sequence is MKKFIQLSAAVVLVAALASCGTAAPATTSGGSPSASATAAQAERAVPDVTGMTYKEAYEALVKDDFFAQVVDETGATWTTGNPWDDVKVASTDPQAGTMTDVSHVKVTLQLTQAEYGSQTKAAK, encoded by the coding sequence ATGAAGAAATTTATCCAGCTTTCCGCCGCCGTAGTTCTCGTTGCAGCTCTCGCTTCGTGTGGTACCGCAGCGCCGGCCACCACCTCGGGTGGATCGCCCAGTGCTTCAGCCACGGCCGCCCAGGCGGAGCGTGCCGTTCCCGATGTGACGGGCATGACGTACAAGGAAGCCTACGAAGCACTTGTCAAGGACGACTTCTTCGCCCAGGTGGTCGATGAAACGGGCGCCACGTGGACTACGGGCAACCCGTGGGACGACGTCAAGGTGGCCTCGACGGATCCCCAGGCAGGCACCATGACGGACGTGTCGCATGTGAAAGTGACCCTCCAACTGACGCAGGCCGAGTATGGCAGCCAGACAAAAGCGGCAAAGTAG
- a CDS encoding TetR/AcrR family transcriptional regulator — MGRTQAFDTDEAVRCARAVFWERGYEEASLPELERATGLSRSSIYHAFGNKRGLFDAAVSSYLDEIIRPRLRSLNAPDVAEDAIVEYFTALRAALAQPGTPQSHHGCLLLNAAGAPIANESAVSLAIAGYRDELQASLGRGVGAHRRGIGDGARLQLATVLSSLVIAAMTLARIDKDQALATLDTALELLGN, encoded by the coding sequence ATGGGACGCACGCAGGCCTTTGACACAGACGAAGCCGTCCGCTGCGCGCGGGCGGTGTTCTGGGAGCGCGGCTACGAGGAGGCCTCACTGCCCGAGCTTGAACGTGCCACGGGGCTGAGCCGCTCAAGCATCTACCACGCCTTCGGCAACAAGCGCGGGCTCTTTGACGCCGCCGTGTCCAGCTACCTCGATGAAATCATCCGTCCCCGGCTGCGCTCCCTCAACGCCCCCGACGTCGCCGAGGATGCCATCGTGGAGTACTTCACGGCCCTGCGCGCCGCACTCGCCCAACCCGGGACGCCGCAATCTCACCACGGCTGCCTGCTCCTGAATGCTGCAGGAGCGCCCATAGCCAATGAATCGGCCGTCAGCCTGGCCATTGCCGGCTACCGGGACGAGCTGCAAGCCTCGCTTGGCCGGGGTGTTGGTGCCCACCGTCGCGGGATTGGCGACGGCGCACGCCTCCAGTTGGCCACGGTGCTGAGCTCATTGGTGATTGCCGCCATGACGTTGGCCCGCATCGACAAGGACCAGGCTCTGGCTACCCTCGACACCGCACTTGAACTGCTCGGGAACTGA
- a CDS encoding NADP-dependent oxidoreductase, whose product MTNTVSTHIQLASRPVGWPTTGDFATVKVELGPLGPGQVRVVNEFMSVDPYMRGRMSAAKSYTAPFAVGETMTGGAIGRVVESASDAIPVGAVVLHQFGWRDVVQEDAAGFKIVPELPGVPLSLYLGVLGMTGFTGYVGLTAIAGMKAGDTVFISGAAGAVGTAAGQIARLLGAGRVIGSAGSDEKVALLTEKYGYDAAFNYKSGPVRELLATAAPEGIDVFFDNVGGDHLEAALAAFNPGGRGALCGAISSYNATERKAGPDNMGNMITRGLTLKGFTLGSYLDLAPEFNEHMTKWFTDGDIAFDETVVDGVENAVDAFLGMMAGANTGKMVVRTAVNGVPIA is encoded by the coding sequence GTGACCAACACCGTCAGCACACACATCCAACTCGCCTCCCGCCCTGTCGGCTGGCCCACTACCGGCGACTTTGCCACAGTCAAGGTGGAGCTTGGCCCGCTCGGCCCGGGCCAGGTGCGGGTCGTGAACGAATTCATGTCCGTTGACCCGTACATGCGCGGGCGCATGAGCGCTGCCAAGAGCTATACGGCGCCCTTTGCTGTGGGCGAGACCATGACTGGCGGCGCCATCGGCCGGGTCGTCGAGTCTGCCAGTGACGCCATCCCCGTCGGCGCCGTGGTCCTGCACCAGTTCGGTTGGCGCGACGTTGTCCAGGAAGACGCCGCGGGGTTCAAGATCGTCCCGGAACTGCCGGGCGTGCCGCTGTCGCTCTACCTCGGCGTCCTGGGCATGACGGGCTTCACCGGCTACGTCGGCCTGACGGCCATTGCAGGGATGAAGGCCGGCGACACCGTCTTCATCTCCGGAGCCGCCGGCGCCGTGGGTACTGCAGCCGGCCAGATCGCCCGCCTGCTGGGTGCCGGGCGTGTCATCGGCTCAGCCGGCAGTGATGAGAAAGTGGCGCTGCTGACCGAGAAGTACGGTTACGACGCAGCCTTCAACTACAAGTCCGGACCCGTCCGTGAACTGCTCGCTACGGCCGCCCCCGAAGGCATCGACGTCTTCTTTGACAACGTCGGCGGTGACCACCTCGAGGCCGCCCTTGCCGCATTCAACCCCGGCGGGCGAGGCGCCCTGTGCGGTGCCATTTCCAGCTACAACGCCACCGAGCGCAAGGCCGGGCCGGACAACATGGGCAATATGATCACCCGCGGGCTGACCTTGAAGGGTTTCACCCTGGGCAGCTACCTGGATCTGGCCCCGGAATTCAACGAACACATGACCAAGTGGTTCACCGACGGTGACATCGCCTTCGACGAAACCGTGGTCGACGGCGTCGAGAACGCCGTGGACGCTTTCCTGGGCATGATGGCCGGTGCCAACACGGGCAAGATGGTGGTCCGCACGGCCGTCAACGGCGTGCCGATCGCATAA
- the arfB gene encoding alternative ribosome rescue aminoacyl-tRNA hydrolase ArfB, which translates to MDLEVSPALIIPATELHWRFSRSSGPGGQHVNTSDSRAELSWNIRDSAVLSEEERQMLLSRLGRRLVAGVLTVAASEQRSQLRNRELALAKLAEIVTASLAPGPARRRPTKPTKGSGRRHLAAKQQRSAIKRQRQRPSAE; encoded by the coding sequence ATGGATCTGGAGGTGTCGCCCGCGCTGATAATTCCCGCCACTGAACTTCACTGGCGGTTTTCGCGTTCCTCGGGTCCGGGCGGCCAACACGTGAACACTTCGGACAGCCGGGCAGAACTGTCCTGGAACATCCGAGATTCGGCTGTTCTCTCGGAAGAAGAACGGCAAATGCTGCTCTCCCGGTTGGGGCGCCGGCTTGTGGCGGGTGTCCTCACGGTGGCGGCCTCCGAGCAGCGCTCGCAGCTTCGCAACCGTGAGCTCGCCCTCGCGAAGCTCGCCGAAATCGTCACGGCGTCCCTGGCCCCCGGCCCGGCCCGGCGTCGTCCCACCAAACCCACCAAGGGATCCGGCAGGCGCCACCTCGCCGCCAAGCAACAACGCTCGGCCATCAAGAGGCAGCGGCAACGGCCCTCAGCCGAGTAG
- a CDS encoding class I SAM-dependent methyltransferase: MTTHGDHHQGQHAASGHSHGAGLAETLTLDSLILGQYLEQATELAAGLVATVPATILDIGAGSGAGTVALAQRFENANIIALDKSAEMLAQTLQACRKQGLDGRVSCVLADLDGPWPAVPAADLIWASSSLHELADPEQAMREMFARLNPGGLLVVIEMDSLPRFLSAAMLEDGTGLSALEARLHGALEQRHWNSHPDWRAGLQRAGFDVLEQRTLPTVGRSTPELTSRYTRIFLGRIREALDGVASTTDLATLDRLLASDGPEALGQRTDLEARGNRTAWVARKPWAARATSYRATVSA; the protein is encoded by the coding sequence ATGACTACACATGGGGACCACCATCAAGGCCAGCACGCCGCTAGCGGACACTCCCACGGTGCAGGGTTGGCTGAAACGCTGACCCTGGACTCCCTGATCCTGGGCCAATACCTGGAGCAGGCAACCGAGCTGGCCGCAGGGCTGGTTGCGACGGTTCCCGCCACCATCTTGGACATTGGTGCAGGCTCGGGCGCGGGCACCGTTGCGCTGGCCCAACGCTTTGAGAACGCCAACATCATTGCCCTGGACAAGTCTGCGGAAATGCTAGCCCAGACACTTCAGGCGTGCCGCAAGCAAGGACTGGACGGGCGGGTCTCCTGCGTCTTAGCAGACCTTGACGGGCCGTGGCCGGCCGTGCCGGCCGCGGATCTGATCTGGGCTTCCTCCTCATTGCATGAGCTTGCCGACCCCGAGCAGGCCATGCGTGAGATGTTCGCGAGACTGAACCCCGGTGGCCTGCTGGTGGTCATCGAAATGGATAGCCTGCCGCGCTTCCTTTCCGCGGCCATGCTCGAGGACGGGACCGGACTGTCGGCACTGGAAGCCAGACTGCACGGCGCCCTGGAGCAAAGGCACTGGAACTCGCATCCTGACTGGCGGGCCGGACTTCAGCGCGCCGGGTTCGACGTCCTCGAGCAGCGCACCTTGCCCACGGTGGGACGTTCGACGCCGGAGCTCACCTCCCGCTACACCCGAATCTTCCTGGGGCGCATCCGTGAGGCCCTCGATGGCGTGGCGTCCACCACCGACCTGGCCACCCTGGACCGGCTGTTGGCCAGCGACGGCCCAGAAGCCCTGGGGCAAAGGACCGACCTCGAGGCTAGGGGCAACCGCACGGCGTGGGTCGCCCGCAAGCCGTGGGCCGCCCGGGCAACCAGCTATAGGGCCACGGTGTCCGCGTAG
- a CDS encoding helix-turn-helix transcriptional regulator, whose product MTQEPDVDNVIRARIRGLRLSRGWSLENLAARCQLSPSTLSRLETGNRRIALDQLVPIARALGTTLDALVESGDDADVVIRPQPGYRPGVTTWILSSDDGLYGKTVAKMRITAERSGGPSQLGVHPGRDWFTVLSGIAVLALGERTILVHPGEVAEFSTMVPHSIGAHEGPVEILTILNHDGGRAHLHGADRAPDHAADHAAGQPVTRGANESLTARAGRRNLILNHAE is encoded by the coding sequence ATGACGCAAGAACCCGATGTGGACAATGTAATCCGGGCCCGCATTCGTGGCCTTCGCCTCTCACGCGGCTGGTCCCTGGAGAATCTGGCGGCCCGCTGCCAGCTCAGTCCCTCCACCTTGAGCCGCCTGGAAACCGGGAACCGCCGGATTGCCCTCGACCAGCTGGTGCCGATCGCGCGGGCGCTGGGTACAACGCTGGATGCGCTGGTTGAATCCGGCGACGACGCGGACGTGGTCATCCGTCCGCAACCCGGGTACCGTCCTGGAGTGACCACCTGGATCCTCTCAAGTGATGACGGCCTGTACGGCAAGACCGTGGCGAAGATGCGCATCACCGCGGAGCGTTCCGGCGGCCCGTCACAGCTTGGCGTCCATCCGGGCCGTGACTGGTTCACCGTGCTCTCCGGAATCGCCGTGCTTGCGCTGGGGGAGCGGACCATCTTGGTCCACCCCGGGGAGGTGGCGGAGTTTTCCACTATGGTCCCGCACTCCATCGGCGCCCACGAGGGTCCCGTGGAGATCCTCACCATCCTCAATCACGACGGCGGGCGCGCCCACCTGCACGGCGCCGATCGCGCACCGGACCATGCCGCGGATCACGCTGCGGGACAGCCAGTCACAAGGGGCGCAAATGAATCCTTGACTGCTCGGGCTGGGAGGAGGAACCTCATTCTTAACCACGCTGAATGA